DNA sequence from the Pungitius pungitius chromosome 16, fPunPun2.1, whole genome shotgun sequence genome:
CCTTCCCCAGTGCGCCAACACGGTGTGATAACATCTAGTAGGGACAGCCTCTGACCCACAGAGTCTAACCGTTATGATCCGTGTCCTTTCAGACGAAATGAAGTATAGCCCAATGTGGGATTGCGACATTCATCACTGTGAAGAGCGTGTGTTTGGCATGTTCATCTGTCCTCGCCCAAAACGGAAGGGCCCGTTGATAATATGATGATAATATTCTTCCACACACGCCAGggaataatgtattattatgatATCGTCATTCTCCCTTGGCAGGATATCATAGAAGGCGAAATTATCTAATTGCAATGAAAGCATTGTTACccttttgttcttttcacaGCTCCTTGGGCAGCCAGCACTACTAGAACatcttgaaaaatatatattttttgaactCCTTAAATCTCCAATAATTAGGCATTAATACCGTGTCTTTATTTAAAGTTATAATGAAAGCTGTTTCGTTGCGTCTCTTCCCGGTCATAGAACAATCATTTGTTGAATTACGAATcgatttatttaacatttttttaaacttgtatttCATCGTATTGCAACCTAcattattgtgttgtgttgtgctttCTTTCCGTATTTCTTACATCCATGTGGTGGAGCGAATCTGAAAAGCAGCTCATAGGTTTCTCCTCAAGCTGACGTCACGCGTCTCTTAATAGGCAATAGGCTGAGCTGTGCGAGGTGCGCTCATTACGGCGTTTCTCTCGGACCGAGAGCCCATCAGAGGGAACGTGGGACACACATGACAAGACTGAGCCCACAGACAGCATGTCATCGTTATTTGTCCCTACTTTAGACACCACTCGGGATGCATCGCACAGTTGgtaggtttttttgtttgttccccCACGCGCTAACCCGAAAAATTCGCACACTTCAGATTTTCTGGACGGCCCCTCGGTGATCTCCCGCATATCATTTTGTACCAgaaatgctgttttttcaaCAGCTGAGCCGTCGTACCAAGCTGCCGGCCACATGTGGATTGTCGCAAGGCGGAACGGAAGAGCTGCACTCGATCTCGCGGACGGTGGTGTGATTTACCCGATTCGTTTGGATTCATTGTGTTTCCGGGATCGTACCCAAGCAAGTCTACGCACAGCTGACGGGGACGTTGGAGAAAGGCAATCCGCAGAGTAGtgtctattccccccccccccacggcgggCTGGGAATAACCCCGGACAATGCTTCAGTGTTCCAGCTGTGAGAAGCCTATTCTCGATAGGTTCCTGCTCAAAGTTCTGGACAGACCGTGGCACATCAAGTGTGTCCAGTGCTGCGAATGCAAATGCACTTTGTCAGAGAAGTGTTTTTCACGAGAAGGGAGACTGTATTGTAAGAATGACTTCTTTAGGTAAGCATCcgaagtgtaaaaaaaaaaaaagagaaaatacaacTGTTGttaaatgtgggggggggggggggggggggggggggttgccgaTAAAAAAGCGAATATCGACAGtcgaaggtaaaaaaaaaaaagcaacatcaatggtgtaattaaaaacaaaaaagcacgtTGATCAAACGCTGATGGGGCCTGTTGTATTAAAACTTCCATAAACACCGAGGGAGCTCCTTTGTGCAAATGTTACAGATATCTTTTTTGCAGTAAATTTCGCAGCTTAAATAGTTTAATTAGGCAAAGCAAAGAAGACATTATTCTGTATACAGTAGGCCTGTTGGGCTGTAATAAAGCCGCTATATTACACACGCCTTATTACACGTGTTAATGCTAGGATTTGCACTCAAAATGAGATTATTATGTAATATTTTTTCATGTTACTTAAGATTAGTCTTTATATAATATACATCATTTCTGACATGAATTGCTCCTCTCAATGTTGCGAAGCCATCCCATTTATTTCAACAGTTGTGGTTTATTGCAGAACCACATCTGTATGCTGCTGAAACTTTCCCCTGACTGTAGCTCTCCCTCTTCAACAGGACGTTTGGGACCAAGTGTGACGGTTGTGCCCAAGGGATTTTACCCAGTGATCTGGTCCGCAGGGCCAAGAGCAAAGTGTTTCACCTGAACTGTTTCACGTGCATGATGTGCAACAAACAGCTGTCCACCGGAGAGGAACTGTACATCCTGGACGAATTCAAGTTTGTTTGCAAGGAGGACTATCAGAATAACAATGGAAAAGACACAATCCTCCTTTCAGGTGATGAATCAAACCATTCACAGCGTTTAAACTgtttagaaaatatttattcTCGAAATTACAATATTATCatcatgtattattattattaatctttGAATTAATTTTTCAgctctatttatttttaaatatcctgTCCAGATTGGTCTATTTTATTTATAGCGACAGCATCTAACTTGGGCTATTACAAACATGGGTGAAAATAAAACTAGCACAGTGGGGAAATAGTTTTGATTGTCAGCATTAAACGGTCCGTCCCTCGGCTTCAGATCCATGTGCTAACACGCAGCATTTCGTATTGTCATGGCAGTCACGACGTGCAGCGACCCGAGCCTCTCTCCGGGATCCCAGGACCCGCAGGACGACGGCAAGGACTCGGAAGCGGGACATTTGTCCGACAaagacagcagcaacaacaacaacaacaacgagaaTGACGAGCAGGGCGCCGTCGGGAAACGACGCGGGCCTCGGACCACCATAAAAGCCAAGCAGCTGGAGACCCTGAAAGCGGCTTTCGCGGCTACGCCGAAGCCCACCAGGCACATCAGGGAGCAGCTGTCCCGCGAGACCGGCCTCACCATGAGAGTCATccaggtaaataaaaaaataataataataattaaaaaagggggctgatgaaacaaacaaaaaaaagttcacaCCGACAGAGAGAGTggcgtttttttccttcttcttcctgaTCCGTCGCGGGGCGCCTCGGTTTGTCTGCAGGGTGCGTGGAGGTCCCACTCGACATTACATTAAAGGGTTATACCCTAAAGGGGTTTTATTAACTCAAAAAGCGCTAGTGATTGGGGGACTCCTGGGCATTGCTCAAGGGGATTGCTCCCTAAATGCTctactgattattattatttatttattttcaaatcggGTTTGCGAGCTAATTTGATCCATAATCTTCGCTTCCATCGCGCTCATAAAACGTTTAAAAGCGGGACTCACTTAGCTTGTTGTCCCgatggacgtttttttttttattaagctcCCCCTGATGCTATTTGCTGCTCGACGCGTCGTTTTGGACATCGAAATGCTTCCAGGTAAATTGCGTTCCAGTGGGCTGAACAGGCACCCGCTCCTATTTGCTTTTACCGCATTCAAAAACTCATTACAACCCCTGGAAAGCATAATGTGATATTTTGCCCTGAATTGCATTTCGATATTTTTATATCGCGAAAAATTGCAAGTGCGCGGGCTATTTCATAGAATTGACTAATTTCGCTCTTTAAATATAtcgaaatattaaaaaaaaattccacgCGATGAGGAACTCGTTTCTGTGACGTGCACCGGGGCCTCTGCGAGGCACAAAGTTAGCCGGGAACCCATTTTCTTGAGAAATGCcattttcgcccccccccctgcttgtGCCCCTCACACAAATCGTCTAATCGCCAAATGCGTTTTGTTCGTTTGTTACAAAGGTTTGGTTCCAGAATCGTCGCTCCAAAGAGAGGCGCATGAAGCAGCTGAGCTCTCTGGGCGGCCGCAGACACGTGTTCTTCCGCGGCCAGAGGAGGATGAGGGCGCTGGGAGAGAGGCTGGAGGCAGAGGAGCTTGGACACTTCTCCTATTATGGAGGTGAGCTGCATGTCGTGGGCACGCAGGCTTCTTCATTTCCTTGCAATTAAAAGTATTGTATTACTGTAAATTAAACGAGCTTCTTCAAATGCATGTGCTCTCTATCATTTTACCAGTATATCTGAGTTTGGTCATTTtataataaagaaagaaagaacaaaaaacatccattttgAAGGGTTCATATTTTTCTCCATATTGTGATACATGTGCACTCATCCCTATGTTTATTTGCATGCAGACTATCCCGGTGAATACTATGGCTCAGGGGGGAATTATGAGTACTACCAAGGCCCACCCTCGTCCCATGCTCAGACTCCTGCAGACTTGGGTTTTGTGCCCTCCTCTGTGCCCGCTGGTACCCCGTTAGGAGCAATGGACCACCACCACCCAGGGCACCATTTTCCCGGAGAGGTGCACTGTTTCTCTGACACGGTCTCTCACCACCCAGCGGACTCACCCAGTCCGGAGCCCAACATGCCGGGCTCAATGCACAGCATCTCCAGCGAGATGTGTGGCCCCAGCACGCCCTACACGACTGTCTCCCTCAGTGACAACGGATACACCAACCAGCTGTCACAGCCCTCCTCAGAAATGAGCGAAGGCACTGTCTGGTGAACCGGCCCGGCACCAAACTACAAAGGCACACTTGGATTTTGAAGGCAAATCTACTTCAAGtcattttttttgatgatttatttatttgtttgtttaattgtcttatttatttatttatccgcTTGCATTTTTGTTAAGCTATATTTAAGTATTTATAAATCTCTATATTTGTATGTGGTTATAATTGTTTATTGACTAGCCAATCGATAGATTGTTTTAATGTAAATTTGACTCATAAATACGTTCACAGTGCTGGGCCTCATTGATCAAGcaataaacaaacatatttatatgctgcaaattcttttttttcgccACATATTTGATGCTATTGTCAGAGAAATGTTAATGTGAAGGCGCATGtgagcatttaaaaaagaaaaatcactttTCAGTGTAACGACAAACATAACGACAAACAGCGCCCTCGATCCacaagttcatgttttatacaagatattattattatttaataacagACTATGATTGTGATGTTCAatatatttgaccaaataccTCTCTCAGGACTGgaaacaacgtttttttttagatttagtcatttttcttttttaattatttcattgcCAACACATATTTGCCTTCAAAGGGATATCTTTCAATTTTATAAGTAACAAAACAGGATTTTACTTTAACACGAGGCCAATGTTTTATACAAGAGTATAGAACAGTCAACAGTTTACTTAAAGCTCCAACACCCAGGGGTTTGAATATTAGCTTTGTGTGAAACCGATGGCCAGACCATTTACTGCAAACTCAACCAAACTTTTGTAGCTGTTCTATTTCACTTGCTGTGCTGGTTTTGTTCCACGTcctcatgaaaaaaataataaaaaaactgaaatggctATTAAAACCTTTGCCAAATGAATGCGCGGCATTAGTTGTGAAAAGCAGCGTTTCTTAGGTGTTCACTTTCCTTCCCAATCATCTGAAAACAGTCATTTGCAGCTCAGTTGGCCGAACAACCGGGAATCAaactgtttttctgtctttaacGGATCAAAATGTCATATTACTCACATTGATGATCTCTGCCAGCAGcagcaatgttgtttttatgagACATACTTGATTGTTCCAATTAAGTTTATGAGAGTAATGTTTACGACCATTCACTGTATAATAAAACATatattgaacatttttatttgttaatcAATTCGAAGAGGAACAAAATATAATACTAGTTCTGTTAAGTATTGGAGATGCTAGACTTTTTGAGGTTTTTAGGGAATCTATTATGTAAACAACATAATATCCAAACAGTGGTGGGACTTTTATTGTCATCCTCCTTGTGTTCTGATGAAACCAGTGGCAGTACTTAGTTAGCTGAATAAATATGCATATAAACCTAAACTTGTAACTCTGAATTATTCCTAATTCAATGAATTGAGTATCAACatacatcatttatttctatGGAGAGCACCTTTAACAAAATCCCCAGTTCACCTCGGTTTAAAACCTGTAACATTTGGTATCTGCAGCTGTTACAGATTGCTAAACCTTTacccaaatgttaaaaaatgtaaacattttgacaataatatttatatattttttcacgaagttccctaaaaaaaagagcagcctGCTGCAGCTCTGTCAACAAAACTAGAGCTGCTTATTGTGGTACTGACAGTGTTGCCAGCAATTGATAAACTTTCAAAGCCAGGAGCAATCGGTCAGCATTCTTCTCGGTCTCTTTGCAAATGTTAGTGAGCTGTCGGGTTTATAGAGTGGCTGATGTCTACTCGGTACTGTGACGGAGGCGCACAACACCACATACCAAATGctattttgtttttgcctcttttcttcttGATACACCTGGTGAGTCCCTATGCGCTCAgtctcaaaaacacaaagagcttTCCGATATGAGATACCTTTCAGAGGACAAATATAAGAATTCTAAAGTAATCAAGCACATAATATATAATCGTATGGTGTGAGTCTGACAGCATTTGCCTTGGTATGAGGAAAAGGGCCTTTATCAGGCAATTGTCCATAGGCTTGCATGAAATTAAGTCTCGTTTGCTGGTAGTGAAGAAGAGGCTGATTGCCGAATGGATATTATAGAGAAAGGTGAGAGCAGCCCAAAGGAGGACAGAAAACAACACTGGAGCAGGAGGCTGAAGGATCAGATCAGTGaagcggtgtggggggggggggggggaggggcaggagagACGAGTCACAAAACGTGACCTGCTGGACAACATAGAGGTCGGTCCGTTATTTCTCACGTTCATCAGTTGGCCAAAAGAACTAATTAATTGAGGGTAAGCGTGATGTCGGACAGGCAAGCCGAAACCTATCAATGACACCAACATACCCCTTAAGTCCTGCATGATGCACTCTTACTGAACACCAGACACGGGCAAGTGGTGAAATGAATGGATAAAGCTAGCAATCATTTTTAAGTCCATCTCATACTTCCTTCACCtgctcattgttttattttttaaatagttccATTCAACCCATTATTAGGTTTCTAAAAAAACAAGGTGTTTCTGCAACAACCCCTGCCGTGTTTCCGGATGAGAGAATACAACCCACTATTGGCTCTTTTTCTAGACATCAAAGGGGATGTAAGTGCCATGTAACACATACGCCACTCAAACTCACCAAGAAGAATCAAAGCACACCCgttcaaacaaaaataaaagagagcCGCAGCAGCCGTGAAGcgtggcggtgtgtgtgtgtgtgtgtgcatcaggtACCACTGGAAGTGCACTCAGTGTTATCACGAGTGGCCCTTACCCAAACAAGCAATAAAAGGTGTTTCAAGAAAGTGTGAGTAACCGCATGCCGCGAGAGGTCCCTGAGCGTGGAGCCGTGACTGGCCTTTCCAAAGCGTCCTGTAGTTTGCTGCAGCACAACGCGACATTAGCATGGACGGACACAGAGGTTCACAGCCACGCAGAGATAACTACAGTGCCTTCATGTTAATGAAGGAATATGTCACCCTGCATTGCGCTTTGATGTGTTCTAACTAAAGATGTGTCCGGCTTTATATGTCAATATCTGCCTGAAgatttgtggttgttttttgttttttttttaacttgggaTGGGTTAGCGGtaagaaaaatacagatatcATCAGACTCCCCCTTTATATGGATAGACCCTATAACCTCCCCtggaaataaaatcattttgctGTTGAAAGACAAATTCGACAAATGGAGTTCAGTTAGACACAGACTTTCTGGGGCCTGCTGCTAATGGGGGAAAAGCTTGAGGCACCGTCTCCTTCATCAGCTGACGGTTGTTACTCCAGACAGTCCCATCCTGCTCTGGGATTATATCTGTTCCACCTGGCTTCATTTCACAGTGCATTTCTCCGTTACATCGTCCTTTCTCAAAAGCTGATTGAAACTGATTGAACTTTGaaggcactgggggggggggggggggtgtatggcTGCTTTGATTTGAGGCACAGTAATTCTTAAATGCATTGAATTGTCAGTGCTGATGCTGACCCAGCTGTAACTGTGCGAGTCAatggaaacatttgaaatgaggtattcatacaaatacattatatttatatatatatattattgttcaCAGAAATACAAACATTCACTGAAGGTTCTGTTAATTAAGGCTTACCACTCTCAAACGTTTGAAGGTAACGCTGTTTTGTTAATCAAGCTAATCCCTGTTTATCTGAGCAAAATGCCACGATTAAGGGAGAGATTTGCATGTCAAACATGAGGCCAGCGAATCAATTAAAGTCTAGTGATTATGGCGACTGTTGGAAGAACCATGCACACTCATCTGTCCTCTGAGATATCACTTATATAGTGCATGTTTATGTTACTCTGGGACACATttttgggttgttgtttttagcaGCTAAACACACAAATCTGATCATTTGTGGCAAAGCAATGGTTATTTATCcacaagtgaaaagaaaaaaatccagccACCTGAGCGCTAATCGTCAGCACTTGGACACGTTGACTCTTGACTGGGCTGGAAGCTCTTTTCACTTAGtctctttttaattgtttttcacaGAACATGACACGGATCTACGTGTCAGCTCGCTGGGTCGGATACTGTACATTTGCAGTCTTTAGTCTAGAGGTCCTTTCACTCAGTTGGATTTGGAAAAGTGATCATTTTGCATAAAGCTGTTCGTTTACAGACTTTTTACAACAATTTTTTCACTCTTCAACCTGATGTAGTGTGGGAAAATGTCAGCTATCTTCCAGAGGAGGGTCCATTAGGGCACCACGCTAATGGACTGGACTTCGATTGAATGGAGTAAAAGATGTGCCCATTTTCTCCTGGGTTGCCTCTGAGAAAGGGAGAAAGTATATCTTGAATGCAAGTAAATGCCGTTAAACATTACAACTTGACAGAGATTTTGATTGGATAATACTTTATTGTAATTTGACATAGaaatccttttcattttctaatcTAAATCTCATTTGAACTCAGATTTGGCCTTTTTGTCGTTGCTGTTTCCTTTGAGTCACTTGCAAAATGTGGCCCCGTTTGCTAATTTGACTCTTTCTTCACATTTTGCTGTAGGCTTGGTAGTGCACTTTCTGCATGAAAATCATTCACACATACAATTTTATAATCAATGCCCACAGTAATAGGATTCCTCTGGCCATGGGCAATTAATacagtttttccatttttttcccccctgcgcTGATCTCAGAGCTACGAGACACTGGCTTCTcctcatttacatatttattgcaTTGGACTCAAATCTGGCTAGTGATTGATGTGGAGCCTGCCTCCTGAATTTTTAGCGGCCCATTATtatgaaagagagggagggggctgcAGCGCGTCAGTGTACTTTTGATTAAAGTTGAAGAGGACAGAATCATGAGTGTTCCCCACCTACTTTCTTTTCCTGCAGTGCCTAATCTGCAGGGCCAAGTGCTGAGAAGATTTCAGCATGTTATAGCTATTGACAagtcattcacacacaaaagccAAGCCAGATACGCTTGTTAGGATTTTAGTCAGCGTTTCACTTGCTGTTCATTTTTAGAGGGGaccatgacaaaaaaacacgttCAAATTTGACACGTTCTCAATTATTCTATAAGATCTGCCCTTGCaaggtttgtttttattaacataAAATACGGAATAATTTCAAGATTTCTTAAATTGGCAATATGCTGCTAATATTGGTTGAATTGACATGCTTAAATAATTATAACATGTTTTCAAATCTGTGAGATCGACGTGATTTTGCTCTCGACGAAAGACGTCTACAGCCAAATAAAAACGCGTAAAATAAAGGTAGGAAATATGATGCAATATGGAGGCACAAGGAGGTATTTGATCCCCAGTTGGCTGTACACAATGCTACAAATTCTCTGCTGAATTCCTTGACATCTCTGTGTGCTGTGATTGTGGTTTGTGGGGACACTGAGACAAAGACGTGACAGAGACACATTGAAGATTGGCGCTTCTCTCGTTTGCAATCAAGCGTGCAATGTGCAAAGTGTGAAAAGGCTCTACGCTGCAAAACgtatgtgtgcatgcgtgtgtgtaatGGAGTTGAAGACTACGGTGGTGGcagttgtggaggaggaggggaggggggttgcgTTCATCAGATACAGTGCTTCTGCCAGGTCCacacctccttctgctttgtgcttctctgtgtttctctgggcCACCCGGAGAAATGCACTACACATCGATTCAGTGTTTGATGATATGTTATAGGTGACTCCTCCGGGGTCAAAAGTTTGTTTTAACCTTTTTACAGCACTAAGCGAGGAACTACATTAAAAGCCCATTCACCTAAAACGCGGGCCTCCTTTGCAGCAGAGTTGATCACAAGCCAGTCGGGCAATAcatcaaaaagaagaagcagctaTTGCAGCAGTAGGAGCATGCTCTACAGAACTATCTCCCTTCCTGGTACTTTACCTTTCCCCGCCACCACCCTTCTGGAGTGACAGCTTCTGCAGACCTTAAAAACGTCTTCATCAGGctgatttaaatgtttcaaaccaACGCTGTCAGATGGAACTACTGTATGTGACGTTGTCAAGCACAATGATTTCCCCGGTTGGCCGCCTTCGTCCTTCCGAGTCAAAGGACACTGGTCACAAATAAACGATTCCACAGGCCCCCGTGAGGAGCAGCAAACCAACATTTCCACAGGGAGTTGGCTTTCCACGCTCCGCCGATACGCCTGTAATGCATGCATTTTAATGTGGGACGCCTCTCAAACTGCCCCGCTGCTTGGATTGATGTTTGCATTTGGCTCAACCATTTTAGACAGCGCCTCTGCACATCACACAACGCATTAGAATGCTTAATATTATGAATCCCACTGCTCGTCCCGACCAGCCCCGCGTCAGCCGGTTGAGGCAAAGGCGGGTTGGTCACGGTACGGCGTTGAACTCGACAAGCTCACCGGGTGAGGTCACAGCGGCTGCACGTCCCCTTCTCACGTGCAGTCTGTTGTCACTGCCGTGCACGCCATATTTGTTGGCTAGCATACAAACATTTTGGTTAGTCGGGCCCAAAGTGGGGCTGGTGGGAATGTCAATTTTTTGCCGTTCCCCAGAGAACGCTTTCAATGAGATGCAGTGTGTGCTTGTTGGCCCGGCCTTGCCCACTCTTCCGGCGCGGTGCCACGTGGGCCTGTCGCCGCTCTTCTAATTTCCATAGCAGTCGATGACCCACAGTAATAACTGTGATATATGGCCAAAGTCGAAGCACCTTGCTTACTGACCTTTTCCACAATCCTATACTGGGCaaccttcaccaccaccacaccatACCgcacccctccccttcctcaaacacccctccctcccccgtcttCTCTCACACTCCCCCCCTTCATCCCTGCATTTCATCGCCGGCTCGATTTACGCGGCTCGCCACACTCCAGTGGCTCCATGAATGTTAATGTCGgggtggcgaggggggggggggggtggctgcacGGTACAGGGAGCGGCTTCACCTGGTCTGCAATGCACGGCTAAGGATCTTTTTGCATATTATTGTTCATATTAGAGGAGCCATGTTTCTCTCATGTTGCAGTAATAGTAAGAGTCTGATGTAGGAGCAGcagtattttgaaaaacaacaagctaGTTATGGTGGACAGGAACGCACAATATTGTCAAATTTTGACAATTTCAAGACAAAATCATGAATGAAACATGTTGTTGGTGCTTAGCTTTTAACTTAACATCCTCATTCTTGTTCTGatgttttctccctctttggtctgcagcacttttttttccccccccacttGTGAATCAGCCCTCCTCTCTGTTTTCCTGCTGCTCACTTAGTCAGGCCGATGTTTACCAAGACCTGACAGAATGAGAATGTATGCATCATGGGACGATGATCACAGGGTGTTGTAAGCTTTGACCCCCTGTGGCACGTTCCAAACGCAGATTGAAGATTAGGCCTCTCATGCAGCTGGCTGTCAGGCCGCCCCTCTGCCCCTGGAGAGATTCACAACTATAACTGCACGCGGGCCTCTCTGCATTCAAGATGCAATACGTCATTCCTTTTAATTCTTGATCTATGGATGGAAATTGCTTTTCAGAAATTTGGTTTACCTTTCATCATTTAAGTCCCTCAAACATTATAAATCATGTAAGCCTTGAAATGCATAGGGGAATCTGAAGCACCACCATCGTAAAACTGTATGCAAACAAAGCCAACAGTGTGACCACAGTGTTTTATTTCCCATTAGAGGATCAGCCCTGAAGACAACTACACTGGGAGTCAGTTTGATCAAACTGTATTTCAGCACGTTGTGGATACTAAATTAGATGgaaatagtctttttttttaaaataatgtatgcCTTTCTGCTGTCACCATGTTAAATAAGCTGCCAGTAAGCTTTGGAAATGTTGATTCACAAATCCTTTCCATTTCACAATTCTAACCACATTATATAAGAACTTCGGATTCATGACCTTGTAATGAGCTTAATTGTGAGCAAGTATTTAAACTTACTTCACATATCTACAGGAAAATATAgtcaagaaaaaatgaaaatgattttcttAAGTATACTAAAGTAACCTTCAGTAGTTGGGAAATTACCTAATTCTTAATTAATAAGAATCAAATATAGTTCACTAAAACCAGATTTGAATCAgattgaatacattttcaatAGTGAAAGGATAAGCTATTTCAACATGGTTacaagaaatacagaaataaactCACCAAAAACATGGTTTCCTTGACATGAGAGATGTATGGCTTATGACCCAGAGGTCACCGGTTTCTAAACAGGACTCGTAAGTCTCAAAAGTGCCTTAGTGTGGCTGGCCTGCTTTGCACTTTTGAAAAtggcagaaatgtaaaaaaaaaaaaagaaaaagcaagatAGGCTGGCGGAGATGAGATGAGCTCTCCAGAACCCTCAGCCTGGAGAGAATGAGAACAGCTGGGGCCTGGCACTCCCTCTGTGTCGGTCTACTCATTGTCACGGGCAAAAGACTCTTGTTTTCAGGCAGTAATCAGACAGCCCT
Encoded proteins:
- the LOC119215928 gene encoding LIM/homeobox protein Lhx1-like, with protein sequence MLQCSSCEKPILDRFLLKVLDRPWHIKCVQCCECKCTLSEKCFSREGRLYCKNDFFRTFGTKCDGCAQGILPSDLVRRAKSKVFHLNCFTCMMCNKQLSTGEELYILDEFKFVCKEDYQNNNGKDTILLSVTTCSDPSLSPGSQDPQDDGKDSEAGHLSDKDSSNNNNNNENDEQGAVGKRRGPRTTIKAKQLETLKAAFAATPKPTRHIREQLSRETGLTMRVIQVWFQNRRSKERRMKQLSSLGGRRHVFFRGQRRMRALGERLEAEELGHFSYYGDYPGEYYGSGGNYEYYQGPPSSHAQTPADLGFVPSSVPAGTPLGAMDHHHPGHHFPGEVHCFSDTVSHHPADSPSPEPNMPGSMHSISSEMCGPSTPYTTVSLSDNGYTNQLSQPSSEMSEGTVW